Proteins found in one Methylobacterium sp. CB376 genomic segment:
- a CDS encoding acetyl-CoA C-acetyltransferase — protein sequence MPDAYIYDHVRTPRGRGKPDGALHEVTALRLAETALRALKDRNGLDRAAVDDVVLGCVDPVGEAGGDIARAAALVADYGEQVPGVQINRFCASGLDAVNFAAAQVMSGQHDLAVGGGVESMSRIGLGASGGAWPVDPSIAVKSYFMPQGVSADLIATKYGFSRDACDAYAVESQRRAARSWEEGRFAKAVVPVRDVNGLTILDRDEHMRPGTDMQTLGALKPSFAQMAQMGGFEAVAVAAHPDVEALNHVHHPGNSSGIVDGAAAVLVGSKEAGAAAGLTPRARIRAFANIGSDPALMLTGPIDVTRKVLARARMSLDDIDLVEINEAFASVVLRFQQAFDLDPDKVNVNGGAIAMGHPLGATGAMILGTVLDELERTGKATALVTLCIGAGMGTATIIERV from the coding sequence ATGCCCGACGCCTACATCTACGACCATGTCCGCACGCCGCGCGGCCGCGGCAAGCCCGACGGCGCGCTCCACGAGGTGACGGCGCTGCGCCTCGCCGAGACGGCGTTGCGCGCCCTCAAGGACCGCAACGGCCTCGACAGGGCCGCGGTGGACGACGTGGTGCTCGGCTGCGTCGACCCGGTCGGCGAGGCGGGCGGCGACATCGCCCGCGCGGCCGCCCTCGTCGCCGATTACGGCGAGCAGGTGCCGGGCGTGCAGATCAACCGCTTCTGCGCCTCGGGCCTCGACGCGGTGAACTTCGCCGCCGCCCAGGTGATGAGCGGCCAGCACGACCTCGCGGTCGGCGGCGGGGTCGAGTCGATGAGCCGCATCGGCCTCGGCGCCTCGGGCGGCGCCTGGCCGGTCGATCCCTCGATCGCCGTCAAGTCCTACTTCATGCCCCAGGGCGTCTCGGCCGACCTGATCGCCACCAAGTACGGCTTCTCCCGCGACGCCTGCGACGCCTACGCGGTGGAATCGCAGCGGCGCGCCGCCCGCTCCTGGGAGGAGGGCCGCTTCGCCAAGGCCGTGGTGCCGGTCAGGGACGTCAACGGCCTGACCATCCTCGACCGCGACGAGCACATGCGGCCGGGCACCGACATGCAGACGCTCGGGGCGCTCAAGCCCTCCTTCGCCCAGATGGCGCAGATGGGCGGCTTCGAGGCGGTGGCGGTCGCGGCCCATCCCGACGTCGAGGCCCTGAACCACGTCCACCACCCGGGCAATTCCTCCGGCATCGTCGACGGCGCCGCCGCGGTGCTGGTCGGCTCGAAGGAGGCCGGCGCGGCCGCGGGCCTCACCCCCCGGGCCCGGATCCGGGCCTTCGCCAATATCGGGTCGGACCCGGCGCTGATGCTCACCGGCCCGATCGACGTGACCCGCAAGGTGCTGGCGCGCGCCCGGATGAGCCTCGACGACATCGACCTCGTCGAGATCAACGAGGCCTTCGCCTCGGTGGTGCTGCGCTTCCAGCAGGCCTTCGACCTCGACCCGGACAAGGTCAACGTCAACGGCGGCGCCATCGCGATGGGCCACCCGCTCGGGGCGACCGGCGCCATGATCCTCGGCACCGTGCTGGACGAACTGGAGCGGACCGGCAAGGCGAC